CAAAGACGACACCTAGCAGGTATAAATTACGATATCCCATTGCTTTGAAGGTGGCATATTCTCTGACATGGGTATTGACATCTGTGGAGAGGATTTGATAAACGAGAATCACCCCGACGGAAAATCCCATTGATACACCCAGGTTAAAAATAAATCCAATAGGGGAGTTTCGCCGCCAAAAGTCATTCTCAAATTCAATAAATTCTTCGCGGGTCAAGACTTTGACATCATCTTTCAAGTGTGCTTTTAATCCCGCTACCACCAAGTTTCGGTCAGCACCTGGTTGCACCTCAATCAAACCTACACTAATACTGGAGGCTAATTGCCGGGGAAATAGCCGCAAAAAGTTTTCATCGCTGGTCATCAATGTACCATCAGCGCCAAAGGAAGCCCCGATTTGGAATAAACCAATAATCTGAATTGTGCGGCGTTCGATTTCGGTAGTGACAATTTTACCCTGTTCTATTTGGGCGATGGTCTGTTTGTAATCTCCTCTAGAACCACGGTCAAATATAACAGTATCAGGCTGCTTGATTGCCTGCAATTGTTGATTAACTCCTGGTAAATCCAAAACTGGCTTGTCTGGATTGACCCCAATCACTAAAATCTCCGTATCTCGTCGTGTTTGGGGATTCTTCCAGATCATATTGCTGACATACATCGCCTCTGCGGACTTCACCCCTGGTACATCCATTGCTTGGTACAATCGCCGACGAGAAAAGGTAGAGATTCTTTGCAGGTTACGGGTTTGGGAACCGATTAAAACGATGTCTGAGTGCAAACTGCGGTGTAATCTGGTGTTACTGTCATACAGGGCACTCTGAAAGCCAAACTGCATGAACATGAGAACATCAGCAAAGGCAATACCTGATAATGCTACCAAAAGCCGACTTTTTTCATGACTTAGTTGCAGCCATCCTAGAGGTGTTCGTCGCTGCAGTTTTTGGATGAGTCCCATCAAATGAGGAATGAGTAATGAGTAATGAGTAATGAGTAATGAGGAATGGGGAATGGGGAATGGGGAATGGGGAATGAGGAATGGGGAATGAGTGATGAGTGGATTATTTTTAAGTTTCGAGTTCCCCGCTTGAAGTTTCGAGTTTCCAGCTTGAAGTTTCGAGTTCTAATACCGTTTCACTTTAAGTATGATACAAATACGTTGGTAGGGGCACGGCAATGCCGTGCCCTTACGGGAAATCTATATGTAACCTAAAACTCCAATCCCCAATCCCCAATCCCCAATCCCTGTCAAAATTGAATTACCACCTTGACTTGCATATTGGTAAACTTGGCAGCTTTCTGACTAGAGGTTTCATCAAGTCGGATATGAACTGTAATGACTCTACCGTCAATATTGCTGGAGGGGTCGGAGTTGATCACGTTCTGGCGACGTACTTGTAAGCCAAGACTATCAACTGTTCCGCGCAATTCGCTTGGTAAGAAATCATTGATTACTCGTACCCGCTGTCCTGGATGAACTTTGCTGATGTCGCTTTCGTAAACTTCGGCGACGACGTACATTTGGTTGGTTTGTCCAATATTAGCAATACCATCATCTGATACCAATTCTCCAGGACGGGTGTGGATCTCAAATACTTGTCCATCTTGGGGCGATCGCACGTAGGCTTGTTGTAAATTTGTTTTGGCACGATTCATGGCTGCTACGGCACGATTGACTTCTGCTTGGGCAAGTTCTATATCTACTGCTGGGACTTCTGTAATCCGATCTAGGTTGGCTTTGGCTTCTTGGAGTTTTTGCTGGCTGGCTGACTGGATACGTTTCAACTGTGCTTGTTCTTGTTCCAGGCTTTTGTGGGTAGTTTCCAGGGTTAAGCGTTTGCTTTCCTGTTGGGAGGCGGAAATTGCTCCTTCTTGATAGAGTTGCTGATAGCGTTTGTCTTCGGCTGCGGCGTTTTTCGCAGTGGCTTGTAAGCGTGCAACTGTGGCTATTTGCGCCTCGATATCGCCAAGGCGTTCAGCTTCTAGGCGGCTGATGGTTGCTTTTTGGGCTGTGA
The Gloeotrichia echinulata CP02 DNA segment above includes these coding regions:
- the devC gene encoding ABC transporter permease DevC; translation: MGLIQKLQRRTPLGWLQLSHEKSRLLVALSGIAFADVLMFMQFGFQSALYDSNTRLHRSLHSDIVLIGSQTRNLQRISTFSRRRLYQAMDVPGVKSAEAMYVSNMIWKNPQTRRDTEILVIGVNPDKPVLDLPGVNQQLQAIKQPDTVIFDRGSRGDYKQTIAQIEQGKIVTTEIERRTIQIIGLFQIGASFGADGTLMTSDENFLRLFPRQLASSISVGLIEVQPGADRNLVVAGLKAHLKDDVKVLTREEFIEFENDFWRRNSPIGFIFNLGVSMGFSVGVILVYQILSTDVNTHVREYATFKAMGYRNLYLLGVVFEEAVILAMLGFIPGTVVSLGLYYLTRNATNLPMYMTALRALQVLILTVIMCAISGAIATRKLRSADPADMF
- a CDS encoding ABC exporter membrane fusion protein — its product is MVQNSKIGYTLSPKSILRPSIIIGIVSSLLVCGISFYTVKRWQYFGNSETQSTATKLPEITTVTALGSLEPKGEVIKLSATVSAEGSRVEQLLVKEGDTVKKGQVIAILDSRDRLQAALKEAQAQVKVSQANLAKTQAGPKRGEITAQKATISRLEAERLGDIEAQIATVARLQATAKNAAAEDKRYQQLYQEGAISASQQESKRLTLETTHKSLEQEQAQLKRIQSASQQKLQEAKANLDRITEVPAVDIELAQAEVNRAVAAMNRAKTNLQQAYVRSPQDGQVFEIHTRPGELVSDDGIANIGQTNQMYVVAEVYESDISKVHPGQRVRVINDFLPSELRGTVDSLGLQVRRQNVINSDPSSNIDGRVITVHIRLDETSSQKAAKFTNMQVKVVIQF